The following DNA comes from Antricoccus suffuscus.
CGGGCGTGACCGGCCTGACTAAGTCGCTCGCGGTTGAACTCGGCTACCAAGGCGTCACGGTCAACTGCATCTGCCCCGGGCCGATCAATACCGGCATGACCGAGAAGTATCCCGCCGAGGACAAGGCGCGCTACGCGAAGGCGCGCGTGCCGCTACGCCGTTACGGCCTCGCCGAGGAGGTCGCCCAGATGACCCTCAACCTGTGCCTGCCCGCATCGTCGTTCGTCACCGGCGCGGTCATCCCGGTTGACGGTGGCTTGACGATCCGACACACCTAAAGACTTCGTAACGTCATACCTCCTGGCCACAATCGCGACCGGGACGTACGACGTTATTTGGGTGTGAGCGCGGCCGGGACATCTGGCTTTGCGGGTAGTGTCGCAGGGTCGATCCTGACCCTAGAATCCTGAGCGAGGCATGCCAGAGCAATCCGACGTTGATCCGTCCGCGGACGAAGTAGTCGACACCGATTCTGACGTCGATCCAGCCGCGGACGAGGCGGTCGCAGACGCGCGCCCGGCCGCGGTATCTCCCTGGCCATGGGAAGGGAAAGCGACTAAGGCCGACAAGTGGTGCTGGGGCGCGATCATGGCGATTTCGCTCTACAGCCTTGCGACGCTGCCCCTGAAGCCATTGATTCTGAGCCTCAACACCTACGCGCTTGCGGCTTTCAGCGGCTCGAACATCGCGATGATCGACATCGGGGCGCGGGCCAGGATCGGGTCCGAACCGTTCTGGTGGCTGGGTCTGCTCGCCGCCGCTCTGACGTCCATTAAGTTCGACTGGATTTTCTGGTGGGCCGGCAAGCTGTGGGGCCTGCGGATCATCGCGATGTTCACCGGGCCGTCGCGCTGGGCGCAGCGCATGGCCCGGGTGGCCGAACGGGCCGCGAAGCGTTTCGGCGGCGTGGCGATCTTCTTGTCCTGGTTCATACCGTTTATCCCCAACGTGATCGTGTACGCCTTCGTCGGGCTCACCGGTATGCGACTACGCATATTTTTGTTGATCGACTTCATCGGTGCGTTGTTGTATCGCAGCATCTTCTTGTATCTCGGGTATCGCATCGGTGAGCCTGCGAAGCACGTGGTCGATAAGATCGCCGACTACAGCTGGTATCTCGCCATCGCACTGATCGTCCTAGTGGTCTTCAAGTCCGTAACTGGCGCACGCAAGAATTCGGCGGCCCATCGCTAGTCCGTCCCCCGGAATCGGTGACCGTCCGCGATGGACGGTCCGCGCAGGCAGTGCCGGATGTGTTTATTGCAGGAAGAAATCGGCCAGGATCGGCGCGACGACCTCATGCGCAACGGGGTGCCCCTGACCTGGAACCATCTTGGCGCGCGCACCCGGAATAGCAGCCGCGACCGCGGTGGCCGACTCAAGCGCCCAGCCCTGACTGTCTCCGCCATACAGTGCGAGAGTCTCGGCCGAAATATGCGCCAACTCCTCCGAAGGGACGGTGCCGTCCCCGGCCAGTCTGAGGTCGTACGGGAGAGTGTGGGCGAGGGCGACGAGGCTCGGCCAGAACGGTGCATGTTTCCAGCCGTCGTTGTATGGCGCGCCGGTGGATCGCATCCACTCTGCCACGGCCTCGTCGCGGTTGTCGTCGGCCAGCAACTTCTCGATGTGTTCGGGGAACCCTGGCTTCGGTTCGACACAGAACGGGGGTTCGTATACGGCAACTTTGGCAAATCCCGGCGTGCTGTGCGCGGCGCGGAGGGCGAGGATCCCGCCACTTGAGTGTCCGTAAAGGTTCGCTGACCCACCGGTGACCTGCAGGACCGCACGCAGGTCTTCGACCTCGCGTGCAACCGAATACGACGTGCTGTCGCCGCTGCTGCCGCGACCTCGTCGGTCGTATCTGTACACGGTGAACTGGTCGGCAAGAAGATCGACGAGAGGGCCGACAGATTGGCTGGCGGACAACGCGCCTACCGTCAGAATTAGGGCGTCTCCCGCACCTGCCGATTGATAGGCGATGGGGGTGCCGTCGGCGGAAGCTACTGTGTCGGCCAATGTCGTATTCCTTCGCTGCGGTGCCTGGACGGCCGCTGATGCGACCCCTGTCGTATATCGAGACTGTCGGTTCGGTATCGAACCTAATATGACAGCATTCTTCCTAGAACGACCAGTCGATAGCGTCGAACAGGGCACGCAGGCGTGCCCCCCGCGCCGGATCGTGCTGCGCGACCCACGCGATCCGTCCGCGCAGATGGCCCTCGAAGTCCGGTACGCCGGCACGGTTCTGTGTGCTCGGCCCGTCCCTGCGACAGTTGTGCAGCACCGCGCGTAACAGGTCGACCTCGGCGCGCGAAACATGCGGCCGTTCGTTGACGACCAGACCGCCGAGTACCTGACGTGAGTGCGCCGGTAGCACGGCGGTCTTGCGGTCGTTGAGCCGAAAGCCTTCATCACGCACGATGTCGCCGACCAGTGCGACCAACCGCGAGACGTCGCCACGCCAGCCGATCCCTCCAGATAGCGCGAGATCGTCGGCGTACCGGGTGTACCGCCCGCCCCAGGAGGACGCCAGGGCGCTGAGCCGGACGTCGAGCCGATGGGCGGCGAGGTTCGCCAGCGCGGGGGAGGTCGGTGCGCCCTGCGGCAGATGTGGTCCGGCCAGCCGGCGGCCGAGGCGCCAGTGTGCTTCGCGCAGGTCAGGATTGGCCGGCGGCGAGATCGCGTTCCACTCTGCGCGAGGTAGCACCGTTGTCGCCAGCCCGGTCAGGGCATGCGCGACCGGCTCCGGATAGCCGGCGCTTCGCAAGATGCCGTAGACGCGGCCCGCGGTGATGCTTGCAAAGAATCCTTCGAGGTCCATCCGTACGACGACTGGCTGTCCGCCGTGCGGCGCGGCGTAGCTGGCGACGGAGCGCCCGGCGCGGAACCCATGTGCCGCGTCGTGTGCGGGAATCCGGTCGAGGATCTCAGTAAGGAACCGTCGCTGGTGACTCTTGAGCCGGTACTTCGGCGCCTCGAGAACGCGGACGGCGCCACTCGCTGCGACTTTCGTGGTGACCCGGTAATGGCGCAGCCGCCGGTCTGTCGTCGATCTCGCCCAGTGCCGCGGGTCGGTGAACCACGCCAGCTCCGTGGCGCCCAGGTCCAGCATCTCGGCGAGGTCGCCTAAGCCGTGCAGCGCGGGCAGATGCCACGGGTTGCTGGTCATTTGGGTAGTTGCGGCCGGCCAGGCGATCGGTCTTGCCGACTTAGCGCCACCGGCGGCCGGACGTGAGCCGATGACGACGGCAAGTTCGCGGGACCGATCCAGCGGCGCCGCCGGGTAGACGGCCAAGATCTGCCTGATCAGCGCCGGCAGCCAGGGGGTCGGTCCCTGGACAACGGGAACGGCGCTGTCGAACAGCCCCGACGACGTCCACTCACCAGACAGGAACGCTCCGGCGAGAGCGGTGGCGAGGTCCTTTCTCACAGCAGCCCTGGATGATTGAGATGCGGCAGCGTCGCTCGACCATTCCTGTCGTGCGCGCGACTAGCTGCCGCGAAGCGCAGTGCCTCGCGCGTGGTGAGGTGCCCGGCCATGCCGGTTGACCCCGGGGTAGCCCCGGGGACGTCGTTCGACGTCGTACGCCGATCGACATTCTCGAACCAACGCTGCCGCATCGCACCAGGGTAGGCGACGCATAGGGTGGAGCGGCATTGCACGGACGACAGGCTGAGGGAGTAGATGGCGCGCGGAGCACGACGGCGTACGGCGGTGATAGCTGCCTGCCTTGTCGGCCTCACCACCGCGGCCACCGGGTGTACGGCGACCGCCAAGAGCAACGCCCCGCCGTCGGCAAGCAGCACGAGCACAGCCCGCTCGTCCAGCCAGTCCGCGAGCCCGTCGTCCACGTCTGCGCCGCCTCCGCCGCCGCCGACGTGCGCACAGACGACGTTCGCCGCGCTCACCCCGGAGCAACGGGCCGGTCAGCTGATCATGGTCGCGCTGCAGCCGGGCCAGCAGGCGAACGTGGCAGCACTCATCGCGACGAGCCATGTCGGTTCGGTCTTCCTTCTCGGCGGGTGGGACGGCGGCGCGTCGAGCGTCCAGACCGCGATCGCCGCGGTAGAGCAGAGCGCGACGGCCGAGGCGACCGGTGCGGTCAAGGTGTGGACGGCCGTTGACCAGGAAGGCGGGCAGGTCCAACAGCTCAAGGGCCCTGGTTTCAATCCGCTGCCCGATGCGCGGACCCAGGCCGGGCTCCCGCTCCCTGAGCTCACCACCCAGGCTCAAGGCCTCGGTGCACAGCTGAAGGCCGCTGGAATCGACATCAACCTCGCGCCGGTCGCAGACGTCGTACCGACTTCGATCGGCACCGGGAACGGACCGATCGGCAAATTCAACCGGCAGTATGGCGCGACCGCCGAGCAAGCGACACCGCCGATGCTCGCCTTCGCCGCCGGCATGACCGCCGCCGGCGTTCTGCCAACGGCGAAGCATTTCCCGGGGATCGGCCGGATCTCGCAGAACACCGACGACTCCGCGGTCGGCATCACCGACAATCAGCTCACCGCAGCCGATCCATCGCTCGGCACGTTCAAGGCCGCGATTGCCCACGGTGTGCCGCTGATGATGGTCTCGTCCGCGTTGTATCCACAGCTTGATCCGGCGAACCAGGCGATGTTCAGCCCGGCGATCGTCTCCGGGCTCTTGCG
Coding sequences within:
- a CDS encoding glycoside hydrolase family 3 N-terminal domain-containing protein; amino-acid sequence: MARGARRRTAVIAACLVGLTTAATGCTATAKSNAPPSASSTSTARSSSQSASPSSTSAPPPPPPTCAQTTFAALTPEQRAGQLIMVALQPGQQANVAALIATSHVGSVFLLGGWDGGASSVQTAIAAVEQSATAEATGAVKVWTAVDQEGGQVQQLKGPGFNPLPDARTQAGLPLPELTTQAQGLGAQLKAAGIDINLAPVADVVPTSIGTGNGPIGKFNRQYGATAEQATPPMLAFAAGMTAAGVLPTAKHFPGIGRISQNTDDSAVGITDNQLTAADPSLGTFKAAIAHGVPLMMVSSALYPQLDPANQAMFSPAIVSGLLRGTFGFGGVVLSDDVGAAKSVAAVPIGDRATRFVAAGGDVVLTAVPSQAPIMTAALLTDGASDPAFQEKINASVLRVLTAKDRQKLLPCSA
- a CDS encoding alpha/beta fold hydrolase, with amino-acid sequence MADTVASADGTPIAYQSAGAGDALILTVGALSASQSVGPLVDLLADQFTVYRYDRRGRGSSGDSTSYSVAREVEDLRAVLQVTGGSANLYGHSSGGILALRAAHSTPGFAKVAVYEPPFCVEPKPGFPEHIEKLLADDNRDEAVAEWMRSTGAPYNDGWKHAPFWPSLVALAHTLPYDLRLAGDGTVPSEELAHISAETLALYGGDSQGWALESATAVAAAIPGARAKMVPGQGHPVAHEVVAPILADFFLQ
- a CDS encoding reverse transcriptase family protein, whose translation is MRKDLATALAGAFLSGEWTSSGLFDSAVPVVQGPTPWLPALIRQILAVYPAAPLDRSRELAVVIGSRPAAGGAKSARPIAWPAATTQMTSNPWHLPALHGLGDLAEMLDLGATELAWFTDPRHWARSTTDRRLRHYRVTTKVAASGAVRVLEAPKYRLKSHQRRFLTEILDRIPAHDAAHGFRAGRSVASYAAPHGGQPVVVRMDLEGFFASITAGRVYGILRSAGYPEPVAHALTGLATTVLPRAEWNAISPPANPDLREAHWRLGRRLAGPHLPQGAPTSPALANLAAHRLDVRLSALASSWGGRYTRYADDLALSGGIGWRGDVSRLVALVGDIVRDEGFRLNDRKTAVLPAHSRQVLGGLVVNERPHVSRAEVDLLRAVLHNCRRDGPSTQNRAGVPDFEGHLRGRIAWVAQHDPARGARLRALFDAIDWSF
- a CDS encoding DedA family protein; its protein translation is MPEQSDVDPSADEVVDTDSDVDPAADEAVADARPAAVSPWPWEGKATKADKWCWGAIMAISLYSLATLPLKPLILSLNTYALAAFSGSNIAMIDIGARARIGSEPFWWLGLLAAALTSIKFDWIFWWAGKLWGLRIIAMFTGPSRWAQRMARVAERAAKRFGGVAIFLSWFIPFIPNVIVYAFVGLTGMRLRIFLLIDFIGALLYRSIFLYLGYRIGEPAKHVVDKIADYSWYLAIALIVLVVFKSVTGARKNSAAHR